The genome window CAGGCTGATCCATAAACAACTATTACATAGAACATAATTGCTTACTTTTGTGTTCTTTGTTTGAATGGAATTAAGAGCGTCCCCTAAATTATTGTAGCATCCACATGATTGCAGAGACTCATTCAAATTGTGGGCagtattaataaatacaaattgaaagGTAAATATATAGTTTCTATGTAACATACATGTGTGCTCACTGACACGTGACATTCAGTAGTGAAACATTGACCATCGAGGTAtgaaaatgtctttatgtctcacgTATGATTAGAAAAGCGagtcatttcatttaaaatattaactatGTCTTTAATAATCCAATGAGAAAAAGTCAGTAtccactaaaaaaaataaaaaataaatcatcttctAGAATGATCGTAGCTGCACTCATGACTAATCCCTAATCCCATAAGCGGTGGTGAAAAAGTCATGTGGACAGTTCATGTGTGGGTTTTTATGATAagaaatatgatattttacAGCGCGAGTGTGGTTGGTTGCCATAGAAACGCAACGTGATGCGGCAGAGGAACATGTTGCTCTGTCGTGCGAGGTTGATCTTACATCATCTTTCATCTCATGATGTAAACTATCTTCGTATTTATCGTCCTATAGAAGCACACTCGCTTTTTGAGTTGGACGAACGTCATCGGCGAGGCTCTCGTCCAAGGTGACCTGCTGGGGCAGATGTGACGTCCTGATCAGCGTAACCCATGCTCGCTTTGCTTTCCCGGTCACCGCACATGCCGAACGTGACAGGAAGTAGAAGACGATCAGATTCCGAACGCAGAGACTGCGTTTGGAATCATTCAACATTCCCTACTCCCTAGTCCCTATTCAGGGATTTTTATTTCAGACTAAATAGTTGATTTAttagtcaaatgaaaaatggtatTAGAACACTTCTCAGGCACCGTGGACGATGATGGACACCTCATTTGGGATTGGATCGGAATCGAAAACCAATTGGTTTTGAAAACCTGTTCCCAATAATGCGATTCCTAGGAAACGTTTGTTTGCTTGGTTGACAATTCCGCTTATCGATTCCTCTTACGTCGCGAGTGGTGACGTTTTGCGATAGACAGAGGAACCCCGCTATTCTCGAGGGATCGGGACCGAGCCTATCACTAATTGCGGAAATCCACCAATAATTGATGCTCCCTTATaactggcattaaaaaaaatctgaaaaacacaaataaatgggggattaggttaaaaaaatcacacacaaaaaaacatggataaGTGGGCatcggttaaaaaaaacaaaggcaaataaGCAGGAATCTCAGACAATAACGGTGGTAGGTTCTcccaaaaatccacaaaatggTGAATGCAAATGCCGAAGTGCAAACATGCGCCACTCCACTGTATATCGTAGTATGATATAAAAATGTCGACCGCGTGATGTGAGCAGGCCTGATCCACACCTCACTGACACGTTATTAGGAATCGACCCTCGTgctctaggcaggacacgccctgctgcaacataattggctcctgcatcacgAGTAGGGCAGACTACGCAGATGTAATGACATGACCAAATATggatcacatttgtacaaaatcaaaacaaagctGTTTGCTAGGAgtaggtttagggttagggtgggCTATGATGGGTCAGGgttagggtgggttagggttaaatcACATACTTCCTTTCCAGTCTGGAAGCAGAAAGGCGTGTTCTACTGGGATGCCGCAGCCAATCATCCTGCAGTGGCGCATTTCCTGCAGCCAATAATATTgaagcagggcgtgtcctgcctagaacacgAGTGGGGTACCAAATAGCTCCTCAGTGACACGCTTGATCGCTTAACAAGCTTGATCGACACCTCTTTGATACACCTAATGGCCTCTCGTGCTCACACACCTGATACActgtggttgccatggtaacatgtacagtattctcAGTTCCGAGCGTCAATCAACCGAGTCAGCCAATGGGAGCGCTGGACTCACGAGCACATCAAAAAGGGCGGCTCGCGCCGACTGTCAGCGTGATTATGACGGCCATGACAGGTTGATCAAGCTGCTCAGTTCCCATCTTTGAAAGGTTGCGTGTTACATAAGAAGATGAACGCTCGTTTCCAATTCTGATCCGCAAGCGCACGTCTTCTCCAGCGAATGTTTGCAACACCTTGTTGTTATTCCGTGTGATGCTCTGCTGGGCCTCAAAGAACAGCCTGCAaccattctgtgtgtgtgtatgtgtgaaagtttttgtgtgtgtgtgtgcgtgtgtgtatgtgtgttcatgtatgtgtgtgtgtgtacgtgtgtgtgcatgtgtttgtgaaaGTTCATGTTCGTGTTGTACTTTTTTCCCTTGTGCACGTGTGtatttgtgcgtgtgtttgtgtgcatgtgtgtatttgtgcatgCGTTTGTGCATATGAATGtccgtgtttgtttgtttctttgccgCATGAGCATGTATGTTTTGCgtgggaatgtgtgtgtgcccgactgtgtgtgtgcccgactgtgtgtgtatgagtgccCGAGtaatgtgcatttgtgtgtgttcaccCTCTGTCTGGCTTCACAAGAGAAGCAATCGAGCCCCCAGCGGGTTTGTGCTGGCGGCGGCTGATAAGgtgaaattgaaatgttttctgGCCTCCGAGAACGCCGCCACCTCCTCAGAAACTGCCGGATGGCTCGGAGgaatccattttttatttgggtCTGAACACCTGATGCCTCCGCCGCCTTGGCTGTGAAACCTCATCAAACAAACGAGAAAGAAGGACACTGAGTAATTTGACCTtttaattccccccaaaatggaaAGCTTCTTCAGAAGCGCGAAGGCTCCTTAAAGGGCGCGGAGGCTCATTCAGGAGCTCCGACACTGACAGGAAACATCGGGAAGCGTGGAGCATGCACGGAGAGGCCAGCGACATGCACACCACCAAGCCAGAGAGAAACTTGTGCGACTggcagggggggtgggggggataaaGGCCACAGCATCACGAGAACGGCGCGAGAAAGGCTCAAGCGGTCCACTTCCTGTCTCAGCAGGAAGTGCACGCGTGGCGAGGGAGGAGTTGGGCGCGAGGGGAGTGTCTCTCTTTTAATGACATCACCAGGAAGAAAAGTCTGTAAACAATCTACACTACAAAGGCAGAGGTGGGCGGAAGTCACCTTATGTGCAAGTCATAAGTCCcgagtcttaaccttcaagtcccaagttactgtggcaaaaataaagcaagtcgagtcaagtcgtGACTTGGGTTAAGCAATTGAAATAATCTAAACCCAGTATTTTCACACATTAGCACTTTCCACTTAGTATCTGTACTTGAAGCAGTGTCTGTAATATCAATTACTTTATTCTCTTAACCGGTGTGGAACTGACATTAAACTTAgctaatgtttgaccagctgtTAGTTAGCTAAACTGCAGAGTAAAcccagacatccatccattttgtcatTCGGGTCGCAGGTGACCTGGAGCCAATCGCAGCTGGCTTTGGAtgagacgcggggtacacccgggaCTGGTCACCTGTCAAGAGGAGGccacgtatagacaaacaactttCACAGTGAAGAAAAATGTCGTCTTCGGTGAAGCTAAAAgtacggagaacatgcaaactccatacaggaaggcaggatttgaacccaggtcctcagaactgtgaggcaggtgtgctaaccagtcgcacaccatGTCGCTGACTtgtcaaatccatccatccatccattttctgagtcgcttctcctcactagggccgcgggcgtgctggagcctatcccagctatcatcgggcaggaggcggggtacaccctgaactggttgccagccaatcacagggcacatacaaacagacaaccattcgcactcacatgcacacctacgggcaatttagagtctccaatttatgcatgtttttgggatgtgggaggaaaccggagtgcccggagaaaacccacgcaggcacggggagaacatgcaaactccacacaggcggggccggggattgaacccgggtcctcagaactgtgaggctgacgctctaaccagtcggtccacAGGACTTCAATGTCGGTGTACTATAATTTACGTCGAGTCTTACCAAGAACAAGCCAAGCCAGTCAAGTCTCAAGAAGTCAGAGTCAAGTCAAGTTATACATTTTAGCCAAACACATCCCAAGTCCTTAAAATTGACGACTTAAGTCAGACTCGAGTGgactcaagtcatgtgacttgagtcccccacctctgctATAAGGCGCACAGCTGGCGAGAAGCCATGGCGTCAGTGGGCGAAGGCTTTGGTCGGAGGACGGAGACAGAGACGACCGACGAGATGCCGCCGCGGTCGAGGCGCCGCCGCCGTCCGCCTACCAAGTGCCGGCAGTGACCCTGCTTGAGGAACACGGACGTCACGTGACGATAAACCACACGAGACAACATGTGGAGGCACACGGTACAGCACTGTCAACTTTGGGTCCGACACCGCCACCGCCAATGTTCAAAGGATTTACGTTAAAGGGAGCGCTccaagtagaagaagaaagagaaggcGGCGGGAAGCCTTGGAGGAGGTCGACTACGCAGGTTGGCGGGACAACACTGATTGTCTAAATCTAGCAAGGACGCTGGCATGTAAACTCTGTTTTGACCCTGTTTAGACGTCCACACACAAGATGGCGGAACGAGGTAGTCCACGAATGGAGGATgagggaggaggaaggaagATGTCCACTCAAGGGGGGTAGGGGCGGGGGAGTACGTCCACTCAGGGCAGCCATTTTCCCAGCGCAGTCGCCGTTGTCCAAGGAACTtggaccagtggttctcaaactgggggtCCGCAAGCTGAAACTTGGGAGTTCACGAAATAATTTTTCAAGAAATTATCTCGTATAATTTCGTTAAAAGTGCCGCGAATAGCCAAAATCCGCAAGTAATTGACGCCCtacccaaaaaggtttgcattggcctatagatgccacaagatggcggcaaatcaCTTTTTTCTAGCGCGAAGCCTgattaaatgaagctcctcccctcagttcaacatagttgCTTGGCACCAAGAGGCCACCAGATGGTTCTAACCCAATTAAAAACTGATATAATTGTGACATATCATCACAGAAATCTGACACCCTTGCGTGAATATTTGTTTCCGAGAACaaaaagaattatttttttcgagAATGTCATCccgttttttttaagcatgaatgtgtgttttccagaataaagtctaatattacatgaataaagttgtatttttgaaattcactgaAAATACGATGACTTTATACCCTCGTTAAAATTTGACTATAGtcgtaatattataatattacgaATTTACCCTGTAAAAATAGaattttattctcgtaaaataacatctttttattctgacaaaatctgactttattctcatagatTATGACGTTTtatccagaaaaaaagtcaaactcaaATCTCGTGAGATTACGATTTATCctaattcttgtaaaattctgaTATTTTATCCTGACAAAATCCAACTGGTAACATCATGTAAATGGGCAATAGGTTTATTGGAACCCACAGCCGGTACGTCTAGAATGCATCCCCCCGCGCTAAACGGGAATTCCCATGGAATTTAGGAATACGCGTGGGAGTTATGTTTTAAGATTTTCAGATCCGGCAAAATTTCTCCTCTGGACCCCAagagtttgagaacccctggcTTAGACGATGCGATAGTCGAAGGTGTCCTTCTCGGTGTGGTCAGTCCAGTTGGACGAGGGCATGCTGCGGTACGGGTCCAGCAGGATGCGGAAGCAGCGCACGATGAGGAGCGCCAGGAAGATGAAGAGCAGCATCACAAAGACGAAGGCCGCCTTCTGCTCCAGCGTCAGGTAGGACGCCGCGTGGTGGCCGCCACCCGACGACGACAGCGTGCTGCTGAAGAGGCCCTCGGCCATCCTGGGCACGTCCATGCTGGAGCGTCGCGGCTCCAGCGCTGTGGCCGGCGCTCGATAACCACGCGCGGAACAGGGGGGTGTGCGGGAGCGCCGTGGCCGGACGCCTGGAAAGGCAGCGCAAGGCAGACAAATCCATCCAACAGTCAATCAATCATTGAACAAAGTACCACAAAtgcttgattgattgtttttgttctctTCGGTCATGGGTGTCAAACTAGTTTTTATCATGGGCCACGTTGTTCtgatggtttccctcagagggctgttatggtTGTCAAACCATGTTAATATAGTATAATAGATGTGATGCACAACTAATTTCTGCATTTGACAGGTAGAAGCACTTCCTTCTGGTTCAGGTGACTGGCAGGAAAACTGGACAAAGCGCCCataggaactttaaacgtctacaATGCTTTGCTTTACACAAGATGTCTTTGAGAGCTACCAAAGACAATATCCGATGTTTTGgctcattcatgtttacatatatAGTATCATATCATAATTGTATAAATCAATGATATGCATGTATTTAACTTGTGTATGAAAACACCAGGCATGAAGACAACAATTGTTTCGCAAGTTCGGGTTCATACTATACCAGCCCGTAGTTATGCTTGTCAGCGCAGCATACACAGGGagtccgctaacctgttttccaggtttggtcatgtgacgttccGCAGACAGCAGATGGCCTCGTCATATTACGACATATACAGTGAATCCCAGCTATAGTGTGGTCCATCATTTGCACCCTTGCCATAACCgatttttaagcaatcgtttttttttgggggggggtttacaGTAAAGTGAAATCCCGCTACAcccaaaatctgcaaataattgacgcccCCCAAAAGGGGTTTGTAATTACCTACATTTGCCTCAAGATGGCAGCACAGCACTTAAAAtagagaggatcataaagcatcaacaccatgcacCAAGCACATACACGATGACGATTTTGTTAATAAAGAAATCTATTcagtatttaaattattattattatagttaatTTACTCAACACACAAGCTTTACAAGTGCTCAGTGCACAATTCTGAGAAGCCCACTTCTTTTCTAGGAGGAGTTGAGGCAATAAGAACAGTAAAGGGAGGTGTTCCCTTAAGAGGCAATCAATTTGTATAAACATGTTCATAGTCATTAGTTCATTCTCGGGGGTCACttaccccccccgccccccaaccaAACGAACATTTATATGAGGTTGATGGTGTAAATAGAGTACAGTTGATGGTTTCTTAAGTTGAGTTCTGATACTTATAATGCATGCTCGTGTAAGTTGGCGGTGTGTTGTGAGCAGATGACAAAAGTCTATTGCAAATATTAATTTGAATATGTTTATGGGCTTGCTTAATGGACCAGATAGCATAATTTCATTCAAGTTGTTAATTATCTATTATTTGATGGACCAAGTAGCATTAGCCTGGGCTTTATGGAGATGTTAGAATGATGCATTCATACACATTAGGGCTCTGATCTAATTCgtacatttgcatttccatcaaacatatttaaaatcaaatagTTCCTCATTATGACTCATAATTTGACATTCTTGTGATCAAACTGAGACATTTAAAAGGTAAACTGTGCTAACAGAAATTATTTGATGCTTAATTGTGCAGGCACCACCAACAGTGAGACAACTTgctgtaaaatatattaaaaatgtactaaaacaatacaaaagtacatcataaaatatgattaaaataacattaaagtATAATAGAAATATAATCAACcataaagttaaaataaaatgcaaatataataAGAATATAATCATAatatgatataaatatatagaaaCATAATGaatatgtaatgtaaatacAAGAGAAATGTTATAGCAACATAATCCAAACATAACAATATGGTTTGAATATGATTAAAATCATGATAATTCATATATAAAACTATAAGATTATAATCTAAATGTAatcaaaatagaataaaaatctattataattatatattttttcataaatgatGATTATGCAATAGAAATATAACAAAAACTAACATTTTGATATAGGAGAAATAATTTCAAATAGAATCAAAATGTGATGAAAATATTATACAAACcttgaaatataacaaaatattatACAAATATCATGgcaatattatgaaaatatcattaaaatagaatctaaattgagaaaaatgtgagtacaaatagaatatgaaataaaatcaaaatataaaaattgcgGCGTGCTCTCGTATGTGTACCTAATCAATTGTTCAGTTGTTGTTAGAAAATGTGCAGGCGTTGGAATGTTGCTGatgatcaattaaaaataaacataaatataatgaAATTTTGAAGTATACTTCCTTGTCCCTGTCGGTGTCAAGTGCGCGCATCACTAACCTGCTCCTGTTCTTGCTGTTTTCTCGTGTGTCGTTTGCTGTCGTCACGTCAGCCCGCCATCACGCCGCCGcagccggttcgatccccgagTCCGCACGAGCCGCCCGCCGTGTCTGAGCGTGTCTCTGTGCGCGGACCTCACCCTGCCGTGCGTGCGTTTCTCTGTGCGCGCCCCCGCGCTGTCTGGCAGCGATGGAGCGGTACCCCGTCGCTACGGGCAacctgttgccatggcgatcCTCCAGCAAGGTGATGTGGCGCAAGTCAATGAGCGAAAAGGGTGCGGCCCTCACGCGGCAAAATTTGGGATTAGTATTTGACATGTCTTCAATATGTCTCAATGTGTCTTTGATTTGTCTTTGAGGTGTTTTTGATGTAGGAAGGATCAGCTACATAGAGGTGACTCAAATAGTCTTTAAAATGCCTTTGAAACGCTTCAAAGAGAAATTAAAGACATTTCAAAAACTATTTAGTCTTTGAAATGCATTTGAGACACTTCAAAGACAACTCAAAGACATTTCAAAGACTATTAAATGTCTTAAAGAAACCTGTATTGACTGTAGCTGATCCGGCCTTACATCAAAGACAAATCATAGACACATTGAGAAAAAGACAAACCGAGGCatcttttgtttgtctttgaggTGTCCCAAATGTGTCTTTGATGTGTTTTGCATACACCTTAGGCAGGATCAGATACAAAATAGAAGTTTCTCAATTAGTCTTTGAAATGTGTCTTATTTCTCTTTGCTTTTGATGTGGGCATGCCTTTCAAGTAGTCTTTGACTTGTCTTGGATGTGTCTCAATGCGTCTTTTATTTGTCTATGAAGTGTTCTTGGTGTGTCTTTTGATGTGTCTGTGAGGTTTTGTTGTGTCTTAAGTGTTTTGATGGAGGTGGGATTAGCTGGTGTGTCTTTGAGgtgtttttccagttttttttttttatttcgtgtTTTTCTTTGACATGTCTTcctttgggcggcacggtgaccgactggttgcacatctgcctcacagttctgaggaccggggttcaaatctcggcctcgcctatgtggagtttgcatgttctccctgtacctgcgtgggttttctccaggcactctggtttcctcccacatcccaaaaacatgcattaattggagactctaaattgcccgtaggtgtgaatatgagtgcgaatggttgcttgtttctatgtgccctgctgttggctggcgaccagttcagggtgtaccccggctcccgcctgaagatagctgggataggctccagcacgcccgcggcccttgtgaggataagcggtacagaaaatggatggatggatgtcttcatttgatttttctttgatttgtttttgatgtGTTTGTGGTTTGTCATATAGAGGTTTTCACGTTTTTTTTGAATGGGTTTTTGATTTGCGTTCGAGGTATCTCTGACATTGAAGACACCAATGTGTTTTTGATGTGTCTCTGAGGTGTTTCTGATGTAGGCAGGATCAGTTACTCTACAGAGGGTGACAACATAGCATGACACCCTAATGGGTCTGTGGGGTGTCTTCAATGATATCAAAGACTTTGCTGTGTCTCTACGTGTCTGATGGGCTTAACGTGTCgttgagctgtttttttttttaatgcaggtaTGATCAGCTACATTAATAGAGTGACATCCTAATGTGTTATTGAATAGTCTTTGGCAtgtcttctttttgtctttgacgTGTCTTTGATATGTGTGGGGTGTTTTTAAAGCAGGCAGAATTAGAGCAAATGCAacatacacacgtatacacaaaGAGTCAAGTCAATGTGAGCGACTGGGGATTTCAAAGGCAACATCATTAAACTTCTATAATGTAATATCTGTAACATATTCCAATTCCGAACTTTGATTCAACTCCATACTGTTATCGTTATGTTATGGTTTAAGCAGGTTCATCGAAGGAAGTTGGATGGAGGAGAGAAGCTGTCTCCATAGGAGGACGGTGGATGGATGAAAGCTTAGGAAGATATGGCGCATGCATGACTGGTGGGTTACAGAGTATGACCAATATCGGAATGTCTAATGCAATACTGTCGAGGAAGTTCACATGATGTGGTAGTAAGTACTTTAGGGTCACACTGACGGTGAGTATGATATGATTCAGGGGTAAAGAGTAATAAGGAACATCAATCGACACCCCTGCAGAGGTTATGATTCGTAAAGTGGCAGATATATGGAAGATGgcattaacaataaaaatagagtAACCGTGGTATAATGAGCTATTAGAGTCTGGGGTCTAATATGGACGAGATGATGCAGTCGGGTCCGAACTAGGGTCTATAAGATGTACGGGACTAAAAGGGGAACGATGTgaaatttaacaaaaatgtaagtTACAGTACGACTGAGGGGTAAAACATTGCAAGCCGCTGCGGGTGGTTAGGGGAGCGTGCCAAGGCTCCACTGGATTGGGGAGAAATCAGGAGGGTCTCATAGTGGCACCCCTGGCCCTTTTTGGGTCAGTTAATTCAGGAGGCGCATGGACTAGCCCATGACGCAAGGGGGGTGTAAAGCGAAAAATTATGAAAGAATATGGGTTTGGGCACCATATGGGGCTATATTACAGGCAGATggcgtcacggtggacgactggttagagcgtctgcctcacaggctgaaga of Phycodurus eques isolate BA_2022a chromosome 4, UOR_Pequ_1.1, whole genome shotgun sequence contains these proteins:
- the LOC133402118 gene encoding cortexin-3; translation: MDVPRMAEGLFSSTLSSSGGGHHAASYLTLEQKAAFVFVMLLFIFLALLIVRCFRILLDPYRSMPSSNWTDHTEKDTFDYRIV